A region from the Nocardioides plantarum genome encodes:
- a CDS encoding PucR family transcriptional regulator gives MPPRAPRHPHARAAAALVRASGSLSTSAIARMDSEMAWFRLLSAQERAWVGQILQSGIRAFVDWYGAADEAAESDERSDASESFAVAASVFGAAPRALAGTISLQQTVDLVRLSIEVVEHDVDRIVEPADVPDVRAAILRYAREIAFATAEVYARAAEMRGAWDARLEALVVDAVLRAEGDETTLSRASALGWSARGDVTVVLGTLPERRTDSDLFDAVRRAARVTGMDALCAAQGDRLVVLLGGVDDPRAAGAALVDLYGPGPVVVGPVSDDLQHAHVSARATLAAHRAAAGWPDAPRPVLSNELLPERALAGDGHARRHLVEDVYLPLAAARGGLADSLAAYLAQGGSVEGTARALFVHPNTVRYRMRQVADLTGFTPSVPRDALTLQVALVLGRQSGRIPPHAGQSAPTTL, from the coding sequence GTGCCCCCCCGTGCCCCCCGCCACCCCCACGCCCGGGCTGCGGCCGCGCTGGTGCGGGCCAGCGGCTCGCTCAGCACGTCGGCGATCGCGCGGATGGACAGCGAGATGGCCTGGTTCCGGCTGCTGAGCGCGCAGGAGCGGGCCTGGGTGGGTCAGATCCTGCAGTCCGGCATCCGTGCCTTCGTCGACTGGTACGGCGCCGCCGACGAGGCCGCCGAGTCCGACGAGCGCAGCGACGCCTCGGAGTCGTTCGCCGTGGCTGCGTCGGTCTTCGGCGCCGCGCCCCGCGCCCTGGCCGGGACCATCAGCCTGCAGCAGACCGTCGACCTGGTCCGGCTCTCGATCGAGGTCGTCGAGCACGACGTCGACCGCATCGTCGAGCCCGCCGACGTCCCCGACGTCCGCGCCGCCATCCTGCGCTACGCCCGCGAGATCGCCTTCGCGACCGCCGAGGTCTACGCCCGGGCCGCCGAGATGCGCGGGGCATGGGACGCGCGGCTCGAGGCGCTGGTGGTCGACGCCGTGCTGCGCGCCGAGGGCGACGAGACCACTCTGTCGCGCGCCTCGGCGCTGGGCTGGTCGGCCCGCGGTGACGTGACGGTCGTGCTCGGCACGCTGCCAGAGCGGCGCACCGACTCCGACCTCTTCGACGCCGTACGCCGGGCAGCGCGGGTCACGGGGATGGACGCGCTGTGCGCGGCGCAGGGCGACCGGCTGGTCGTGCTGCTCGGCGGGGTCGACGACCCACGGGCCGCCGGGGCCGCGCTCGTCGACCTCTACGGCCCGGGCCCGGTCGTGGTCGGCCCGGTGAGCGACGACCTGCAGCACGCGCACGTCTCGGCGCGCGCGACCTTGGCGGCACACCGGGCTGCCGCCGGCTGGCCCGACGCCCCACGGCCGGTCCTGAGCAACGAGCTGCTGCCCGAGCGGGCCCTGGCCGGCGACGGGCACGCCCGCCGACACCTGGTCGAGGACGTCTACCTGCCGCTGGCCGCGGCCCGCGGGGGGCTCGCCGACTCATTGGCGGCCTACCTCGCCCAGGGCGGCTCGGTCGAGGGCACGGCGCGCGCGCTCTTCGTGCACCCCAACACGGTGCGCTACCGCATGCGACAGGTGGCCGACCTGACCGGCTTCACCCCGAGCGTGCCCCGGGACGCCCTGACGCTGCAGGTGGCGCTGGTGCTCGGTCGGCAGTCGGGTCGCATACCACCTCACGCCGGCCAGTCGGCCCCGACGACGTTGTAG
- a CDS encoding acyltransferase domain-containing protein — MLVIVAPGQGAQTPGFLAPWLEDRVFASRLHWLSTVAGIDLAHHGTVSDADTIRDTRIAQPLLVATTLVATLELFPHPGDGFNQVGAVAGHSVGELAAAVGARAISAEQAMVLVRERGVAMAEAAAATPTGMTALLGGDRDEVLAALARHGLTPANDNGPGQVVAAGTLEQLDALKADPPPGARLMPLSVAGAFHTDHMAPAVDHVARLALSVSTHDPRIPLISNRDGQVIHDGREVLKRIVGQIASPVRWDLCLDAMSDLGVTGILEMPPAGTLTGIAKRYFKGQGVETFALKTPDQLDDARAFCAKHGEGSLIDVTPTWRMVVSPAKGTFELDGAAGGADLLTAGAEIGTIISLRDRIVVTAAHGGQVVEWLVEDGDLVSPGQPLLRLHPEGVE; from the coding sequence GTGCTCGTCATCGTCGCTCCCGGACAAGGCGCCCAGACGCCTGGGTTCCTCGCCCCCTGGCTCGAGGACCGCGTCTTCGCGTCCCGGCTGCACTGGCTCTCGACCGTGGCCGGCATCGACCTGGCCCACCACGGCACGGTGTCCGATGCCGACACCATCCGTGACACCCGTATCGCCCAGCCCCTGCTGGTCGCCACGACCCTCGTGGCCACCCTCGAGCTCTTCCCGCACCCCGGTGACGGCTTCAACCAGGTCGGCGCGGTCGCCGGCCACAGCGTCGGCGAGCTGGCCGCCGCGGTGGGCGCACGGGCGATCAGCGCCGAGCAGGCGATGGTCCTGGTGCGCGAGCGGGGTGTCGCGATGGCCGAGGCCGCCGCGGCCACGCCGACCGGCATGACCGCACTCCTCGGCGGTGACCGCGACGAGGTCCTCGCAGCGCTCGCGCGACACGGGCTGACCCCCGCCAACGACAACGGTCCGGGCCAGGTCGTCGCCGCCGGCACGCTCGAGCAGCTGGACGCCCTCAAGGCCGACCCGCCGCCCGGGGCCCGCCTGATGCCCTTGTCCGTGGCCGGCGCGTTCCACACCGACCACATGGCCCCCGCGGTCGACCACGTCGCCCGCCTCGCCCTGTCGGTGTCGACGCACGACCCCCGCATCCCGCTGATCTCCAACCGCGACGGGCAGGTCATCCACGACGGGCGCGAGGTGCTCAAGCGGATCGTCGGGCAGATCGCCAGCCCGGTCCGCTGGGACCTGTGCCTCGACGCGATGTCCGACCTGGGCGTCACCGGCATCCTCGAGATGCCACCTGCCGGCACGCTGACCGGCATCGCCAAGCGCTACTTCAAGGGCCAGGGGGTCGAGACCTTCGCCCTCAAAACACCCGACCAGCTCGACGACGCGCGCGCCTTCTGCGCCAAGCACGGGGAGGGCTCGCTGATCGACGTCACCCCGACGTGGCGCATGGTGGTCTCCCCCGCCAAGGGCACCTTCGAGCTCGACGGGGCCGCGGGCGGGGCCGACCTGCTCACCGCCGGCGCCGAGATCGGCACCATCATCAGCCTGCGCGACCGGATCGTCGTCACCGCCGCCCACGGCGGTCAGGTCGTCGAGTGGCTCGTCGAGGACGGCGACCTCGTCTCCCCCGGACAGCCCCTGCTCCGCCTGCACCCCGAGGGTGTCGAGTGA